Proteins encoded together in one Xenopus laevis strain J_2021 chromosome 6L, Xenopus_laevis_v10.1, whole genome shotgun sequence window:
- the c6orf62.L gene encoding uncharacterized protein C6orf62 homolog, whose amino-acid sequence MGDPNSRKKQALNRLRSQLRKKKESLADQFEYKMYVAFVFKDKKKKSALFEVADVIPVMTNNYEENILKGVRDSSYSLESSLELLQKDIVQLHAPRYQSMRRDVIGCTQEMDFILWPRNDIEKIVCLLFSRWKGSEEPYRPVQAKFEFHHGDYEKHLLHILSRKDKTGIVVNNPSQSVFLFIDRQHLQTPKSKATIFKLCSICLYLPQEQLTHWVVGTIEDHLRPYMPE is encoded by the exons atgggGGACCCAAACTCTCGCAAGAAGCAGGCTCTTAACAGACTGCGCTCTCAGCTACGGAAGAAGAAAGAGTCTTTAGCTGACCAGTTTGAATACAAGATGTACGTCGCTTTTGTGTTCAAGGACAAG AAAAAGAAGTCGGCTTTATTTGAGGTAGCTGACGTGATTCCAGTTATGACCAATAACTATGAAGAAAATATTCTGAAAGGTGTGCGGGATTCCAGCTATTCCCTGGAAAGTTCCCTTGAGCTTCTACAGAAGGATATAGTACAGCTTCATGCACCTCGCTACCAGTCCATGCGCAGg GATGTCATTGGATGCACTCAAGAGATGGACTTTATTCTTTGGCCACGGAACGACATAGAGAAGATTGTCTGTCTTCTTTTTTCAAGATGGAAGGGATCGGAAGAACCCTACAGGCCAGTTCAG GCCAAGTTTGAATTTCATCATGGAGATTATGAAAAACATCTTCTGCACATTCTGAGCCGAAAAGACAAGACTGGTATTGTTGTAAACAATCCTAGCCAGTCAGTGTTCCTATTTATTGATAGACAACATTTGCAG ACTCCGAAAAGCAAAGCTACAATCTTCAAGTTATGCAGCATCTGTCTGTACCTGCCACAGGAGCAGCTCACCCATTGGGTAGTTGGCACTATTGAGGATCACCTCCGCCCTTACATGCCAGAATAA